The proteins below are encoded in one region of Rhizobium sp. 9140:
- a CDS encoding SH3 domain-containing protein, whose protein sequence is MYSVKSILSGIALAATLLAPAVASAAEGFATANVNMRSGPSTRYPAVVVIPVGAPVEIHGCLADANWCDVSFSRGRGWVSGSYVQAEYQRSRVYVAPRYYRPLGIPTVTFELGNYWDRNYRNRDFYRDREYWRGGPDRFERDRDRPRFDRDRDRDRPRVERDRDRERFERDRDRNRFDNDGPRFDRDRPDRDRPDFERDRNRDRDRDRDGNRDRPRFDRDNDGNRDRPQFDRDRRDNDRRDNDRPNGDRRDNGDRRDNDRRNADRPTLERPDLDGTNDNRGNRDRDRRRACEIGEPGCTL, encoded by the coding sequence GTGTATTCCGTCAAATCCATCCTGTCCGGCATAGCGCTGGCGGCCACGCTGCTGGCGCCGGCCGTGGCCAGCGCTGCGGAGGGCTTTGCCACCGCCAATGTCAACATGCGCTCCGGCCCCAGCACCCGCTACCCCGCCGTCGTCGTCATTCCCGTCGGCGCGCCCGTCGAAATCCACGGCTGCCTTGCAGATGCTAATTGGTGCGACGTTTCCTTTTCGCGCGGTCGCGGCTGGGTCTCCGGCTCCTATGTCCAGGCAGAGTACCAGCGCAGCCGCGTCTATGTCGCGCCGCGCTACTACCGCCCGCTCGGCATTCCCACAGTCACCTTCGAACTCGGCAACTACTGGGATCGCAACTACCGGAATCGCGACTTTTATCGCGACCGCGAATACTGGCGTGGCGGCCCGGATCGCTTCGAGCGCGATCGCGATCGTCCGCGCTTCGACCGGGACAGGGATCGGGATCGTCCCCGCGTCGAGCGGGACCGCGACCGGGAGCGCTTCGAGCGGGATCGGGATCGTAACCGCTTCGACAATGACGGCCCGCGTTTTGACCGTGACCGCCCGGACCGCGATCGCCCTGACTTCGAACGCGACCGCAATCGGGACCGGGATCGGGATCGGGATGGCAATCGTGACCGCCCCCGGTTCGACCGCGACAATGACGGCAACCGCGATCGCCCGCAGTTCGACCGGGATCGTCGGGACAATGATCGGCGGGACAATGACCGTCCCAACGGCGACCGTCGCGATAATGGCGACCGCCGTGACAACGACCGCCGCAACGCCGATCGGCCCACCCTGGAACGCCCCGATCTGGACGGCACCAACGACAACCGCGGGAACCGCGACCGCGACCGCCGCCGCGCCTGCGAGATCGGCGAACCGGGCTGCACGCTCTAA
- a CDS encoding DUF1254 domain-containing protein, which translates to MRSLLYAILVGLIGAALLHIVIILALPRFTAEDAYSRVLGLYEMDSFFPLTSAPGPTGLSNDDPYLRVAVCGFSVLGGPVRFTASGDVPFWSLAIYDSGSNEIFSMSDATAVNDRVDVVAATPLQLVELRKQPAETIGQTITVEMPEDEGYAVLRALAPLGSYEAAASKFLGEAGCEPMSR; encoded by the coding sequence GTGCGTAGCCTGCTCTATGCCATCCTCGTCGGGCTGATCGGTGCCGCCCTGCTGCACATCGTCATCATCCTCGCTCTACCGCGTTTCACGGCGGAGGATGCCTATAGCCGCGTGCTCGGGCTCTACGAGATGGACAGTTTCTTCCCGCTGACCTCGGCGCCGGGGCCGACGGGTCTTTCCAACGACGATCCCTATCTCCGGGTCGCCGTCTGCGGTTTCTCGGTGCTCGGCGGCCCGGTCCGGTTCACGGCGTCGGGCGATGTGCCGTTCTGGTCGCTCGCGATCTATGATTCCGGCTCGAACGAGATCTTCAGCATGAGCGATGCGACGGCGGTCAACGACCGGGTCGATGTCGTCGCGGCAACGCCGCTGCAACTGGTAGAGCTCCGCAAGCAGCCGGCGGAAACCATCGGACAGACCATCACGGTCGAAATGCCGGAAGACGAAGGCTATGCCGTGCTGAGAGCCCTCGCGCCGCTCGGCAGCTATGAGGCGGCCGCCAGCAAATTTCTCGGTGAGGCGGGTTGCGAGCCCATGTCTCGGTAA
- a CDS encoding DUF1214 domain-containing protein, giving the protein MFRVPFLVALTLCVAFGGGIAVSISALKASTGFGSIRLGPWVAYPNAQTADTDPYAKAHRARAGRLLYGKAEGMRFTAETDDTGQPLSGACRYDIVGNTPPARFWTLFATDIADRPLTASETLPVALNAWSVLREADTSFVIHVAPDAQADNWLAVTEPGRFRLVLTLLDAPTANSSGAIELVMPKITAQGCGRA; this is encoded by the coding sequence ATGTTTCGCGTACCCTTCCTCGTCGCACTTACGCTCTGCGTCGCCTTCGGCGGTGGCATTGCCGTGAGCATTTCGGCACTGAAAGCCTCCACCGGCTTCGGCTCCATCCGCCTCGGGCCGTGGGTCGCCTATCCCAATGCCCAGACCGCCGACACAGACCCTTACGCCAAGGCGCACCGGGCTCGGGCCGGGCGGCTCCTCTATGGCAAAGCAGAGGGCATGCGCTTCACTGCGGAAACGGACGATACGGGGCAGCCGCTCTCCGGCGCCTGCCGCTACGACATCGTCGGCAACACGCCGCCTGCCCGCTTCTGGACCCTCTTTGCGACAGACATCGCCGACCGGCCGCTGACGGCGTCGGAGACGCTGCCGGTCGCGCTCAATGCCTGGAGCGTGCTGCGCGAGGCCGATACGTCCTTCGTCATCCACGTGGCACCGGACGCACAGGCGGACAACTGGCTGGCGGTCACCGAACCCGGCCGCTTCCGCCTCGTCCTGACGCTTCTCGATGCGCCGACGGCCAATTCCTCCGGTGCGATCGAGCTGGTCATGCCGAAGATCACAGCACAGGGATGCGGCCGTGCGTAG
- a CDS encoding transglycosylase domain-containing protein, producing the protein MSAAELPKKRHILLRIDAFIDSTVWHTGFRLAEWWEDITIFFRRFRVRGWKRVVFELLGEGMTWGTVGAVLLLALALPAFQETKGNWLAQSDFAVTFLDRYGNEIGHRGIIHEDSVPVDELPDTLVKAVLATEDRRFFDHWGIDFLGLTRAMTVNARAGGVVQGGSTLTQQLAKNLFLSNERTFERKIKEAFLSVWLECNLSKKEILRLYLDRAYMGGGTFGAAAASQFYFGKAITDINLAESAMLAGLFKAPARYAPHVNLPAARARANEVLTNLVQGGLMTEGQVVAARLHPASVVDRAEVTAPDFFLDWAFDEVQRIAAPFAQHSLIVRTTIDMGLQQAAEDAIESSLRQYGESYRVGQGALVMIENGGAVRAMVGGRDYGESQFNRATKALRQPGSSFKAYTYAAAMEKGMTPETTISDAPITWGRWSPQNYGRSFSGKVTLLSAIARSINTVPVRLAKETLGIPRIVELAKAFGVETPIRPDKTIPLGTSELTVMDQATGYAVFPAGGMQARRHGLSQILNYDGDVLYDFNRDAPPAQRVLSEKATASMNYMLTQIPIIGTARKAALDNGVVAGGKTGTTQSYRDAWFVGFTGDYTAAVWFGNDDYTSTNNMTGGSLPAIAFKRLMDYAETGIDHRPIPGIAPPPPAPSKKDKPPVVAKTDENALPPLVRPRMLSGDVTRLLKSLGTRFETTPPLENPASVPGKVASAAPDPARDAASN; encoded by the coding sequence CTGAGTGCGGCTGAGCTTCCGAAAAAGCGCCACATCCTCCTGCGCATCGATGCCTTCATCGATTCGACCGTCTGGCACACCGGTTTCCGCCTTGCCGAATGGTGGGAAGACATCACCATCTTCTTCCGCCGGTTTCGCGTGCGCGGCTGGAAGCGCGTCGTGTTCGAATTGCTCGGCGAGGGCATGACCTGGGGTACCGTCGGGGCTGTGCTCCTGCTGGCGCTGGCGCTGCCCGCCTTTCAGGAAACGAAGGGCAACTGGCTGGCGCAAAGCGATTTCGCCGTGACGTTCCTCGATCGCTACGGCAACGAGATCGGCCATCGCGGCATCATCCACGAGGACAGCGTCCCCGTGGACGAGCTGCCGGATACGCTGGTGAAAGCGGTGCTTGCCACCGAAGATCGCCGTTTCTTCGACCATTGGGGCATCGACTTTCTCGGCCTCACCCGCGCCATGACCGTCAATGCGCGCGCCGGCGGGGTCGTGCAGGGCGGCTCCACGCTGACGCAGCAGCTCGCCAAGAACCTGTTCCTCTCCAACGAACGCACCTTCGAGCGCAAGATCAAGGAAGCCTTCCTGTCCGTCTGGCTGGAATGCAACCTCTCCAAGAAGGAGATCCTGCGTCTCTATCTAGACCGCGCCTATATGGGCGGCGGCACCTTCGGCGCGGCGGCGGCGTCGCAGTTCTACTTCGGCAAGGCCATCACCGATATCAACCTGGCCGAAAGCGCCATGCTCGCCGGCCTGTTCAAGGCGCCGGCCCGCTATGCCCCGCATGTCAACCTGCCCGCCGCCCGCGCCCGCGCCAACGAGGTGCTGACCAACCTCGTCCAAGGCGGGCTGATGACCGAGGGGCAGGTGGTGGCCGCCCGGCTCCATCCGGCATCCGTGGTCGATCGCGCCGAGGTGACCGCGCCCGATTTCTTCCTCGACTGGGCCTTCGACGAGGTCCAGCGCATTGCCGCCCCCTTCGCCCAGCACTCCCTGATCGTGCGCACCACCATCGACATGGGCTTGCAACAGGCAGCCGAGGACGCGATCGAATCCAGCCTGCGCCAGTATGGCGAGAGCTACCGCGTCGGCCAGGGCGCCCTCGTCATGATCGAGAACGGCGGCGCCGTGCGCGCCATGGTCGGCGGGCGCGATTACGGCGAGAGCCAGTTCAACCGCGCCACAAAGGCGCTGCGCCAGCCGGGCTCCTCCTTCAAGGCCTATACCTACGCCGCCGCCATGGAAAAGGGCATGACGCCGGAAACGACGATCAGCGATGCGCCGATCACCTGGGGCCGCTGGTCGCCGCAGAACTACGGCCGCAGTTTTTCCGGCAAGGTCACGCTGCTCAGCGCCATCGCCCGCTCCATCAACACGGTGCCGGTACGCCTTGCCAAGGAGACGCTGGGCATTCCCCGTATCGTGGAGCTTGCCAAGGCCTTCGGCGTGGAAACGCCGATCCGCCCCGACAAGACCATTCCGCTCGGCACGTCAGAGCTGACCGTCATGGATCAGGCGACGGGTTACGCCGTCTTCCCAGCCGGCGGCATGCAGGCGCGCCGCCACGGTCTCAGCCAGATCCTCAATTACGACGGCGACGTGCTCTACGATTTCAACCGCGATGCCCCGCCGGCTCAGCGCGTGCTCAGCGAAAAGGCTACGGCCTCGATGAACTACATGCTGACTCAGATCCCGATCATCGGCACGGCCCGCAAGGCCGCGCTCGACAACGGCGTCGTTGCCGGCGGCAAGACCGGCACCACCCAGTCCTACCGCGATGCCTGGTTCGTCGGCTTCACCGGCGATTACACGGCCGCCGTCTGGTTCGGCAACGACGACTACACCTCGACCAACAACATGACCGGCGGCTCCCTGCCGGCCATCGCGTTCAAGCGCCTGATGGACTACGCCGAGACCGGTATCGACCACCGCCCCATCCCCGGCATCGCCCCGCCGCCACCCGCCCCGTCCAAAAAGGACAAGCCCCCCGTCGTCGCGAAAACCGACGAAAACGCCCTCCCCCCTCTCGTGCGCCCCCGCATGCTCTCCGGCGACGTCACACGCCTCCTGAAGTCGCTCGGCACCCGCTTCGAGACCACCCCGCCTCTCGAAAACCCCGCGTCCGTCCCCGGCAAGGTCGCCAGCGCCGCCCCGGACCCGGCGCGCGATGCCGCCAGCAACTGA
- a CDS encoding YcgN family cysteine cluster protein, translated as MGDVPFWKTKTLETMNGAEWESLCDGCGLCCLNKLEDWDTGEIAWTSIRCTLLDGDTCRCRDYPNRQATVPDCIQLTPQEVRELPWLPPTCGYRLVRDGVDLYWWHPLVSGDPETVHAAGISARGRTVSEDDVDIDDFEDYLADWPTDGNKTTEY; from the coding sequence ATGGGCGACGTGCCTTTCTGGAAGACCAAGACACTGGAGACGATGAACGGCGCGGAGTGGGAAAGCCTCTGCGACGGCTGCGGCCTCTGTTGTCTGAACAAGCTGGAAGACTGGGATACGGGCGAAATCGCCTGGACCTCGATCCGCTGCACGCTGCTGGACGGCGACACCTGTCGCTGTCGCGACTATCCGAACCGGCAGGCGACCGTGCCGGACTGCATCCAGCTGACGCCCCAGGAAGTGCGCGAACTCCCCTGGCTGCCGCCCACCTGCGGCTATCGCCTCGTGCGCGACGGCGTGGACCTCTACTGGTGGCATCCGCTGGTGTCCGGCGACCCGGAGACGGTGCACGCCGCCGGCATTTCCGCGCGCGGGCGCACGGTCAGCGAGGACGATGTCGATATCGACGACTTCGAGGATTATCTGGCGGACTGGCCGACGGACGGCAACAAAACGACAGAATACTGA
- a CDS encoding DNA-packaging protein, producing the protein MADAGAAGSAADGSASAGMAAMIAGGAVAKPPAPAPVSTAVASGSLAGDGSVRPTGAGSFPQGDGGAQPNGFADWLAAAAGDLSPVLLARLASDWRLTGRPEQRPPQGDWRVWLLMGGRGSGKTRAGSHWVHDLATAPGARPGLRIALVAETLGDAREVMIDGVSGICRVATRHRPDFEVSRRRLVWPNGTIAQIFSSEDPESLRGPQFDYAWCDELGKWKHAQATFDMLQFALRLGADPRILVTTTPRPIPILKALAADPATVLRRIRTMDNANNLAPGFLKAMDGRYGGTRLGRQELDGEMIADREDALWNRDAIEALKLRDTGPLGRIVVAVDPPAGSGAESCCGIVVAGIDGRGRAVVLADCSVEGASPAGWAAAVVRAFRRFDADRVVVEINQGGDMVAAVLRGIDARLPITNVRASRGKWLRAEPVAALYEQGRVVHAGAFPALEDQMCDFGADGLSSGRSPDRLDALVWALTALMLEGGGEPRLRMV; encoded by the coding sequence ATGGCGGATGCCGGTGCTGCCGGGAGTGCTGCTGATGGTTCCGCGAGCGCCGGAATGGCCGCGATGATCGCCGGAGGTGCCGTTGCCAAGCCTCCCGCGCCAGCCCCGGTTTCCACGGCTGTTGCCTCCGGAAGCCTGGCGGGGGACGGTTCGGTTCGGCCGACCGGGGCGGGCTCTTTTCCGCAAGGGGATGGCGGAGCGCAGCCCAACGGTTTCGCGGACTGGCTGGCAGCAGCGGCGGGGGATCTTTCGCCGGTGCTTCTCGCGCGGCTGGCGTCCGACTGGCGGCTGACAGGGCGGCCCGAGCAGCGACCGCCGCAGGGCGACTGGCGGGTGTGGCTGCTGATGGGCGGGCGCGGCTCCGGCAAGACGCGGGCGGGATCGCACTGGGTGCACGATCTGGCGACGGCCCCCGGCGCACGGCCTGGCCTGCGGATCGCGCTGGTGGCGGAAACGCTGGGCGATGCGCGCGAGGTGATGATCGACGGCGTGTCCGGCATCTGCCGGGTGGCGACGCGGCATCGGCCGGATTTCGAGGTCTCGCGCCGCCGGCTGGTCTGGCCGAATGGAACGATCGCCCAGATTTTCTCCTCGGAGGATCCCGAAAGTCTGCGCGGGCCGCAATTCGACTATGCCTGGTGCGACGAACTGGGGAAGTGGAAACATGCGCAGGCGACCTTCGACATGCTGCAGTTCGCGCTGCGGCTGGGTGCCGACCCGCGTATTCTGGTGACGACGACGCCGCGGCCGATCCCGATCCTGAAGGCGCTGGCCGCCGACCCGGCGACGGTGCTGCGCCGGATTCGCACCATGGACAATGCGAACAATCTGGCGCCGGGTTTTCTGAAAGCCATGGACGGCCGCTATGGCGGCACGCGGCTCGGGCGGCAGGAACTCGACGGCGAAATGATCGCCGACCGGGAGGACGCGCTCTGGAACCGGGACGCGATCGAGGCGCTGAAGCTTCGCGATACCGGTCCTCTCGGCCGTATCGTCGTGGCGGTCGATCCGCCGGCGGGCTCGGGTGCCGAAAGTTGCTGCGGCATCGTGGTGGCGGGCATCGACGGGCGGGGACGCGCCGTGGTGCTGGCGGATTGCTCGGTGGAAGGTGCCAGCCCCGCCGGATGGGCCGCCGCCGTGGTGCGGGCGTTCAGGCGTTTCGACGCCGACCGGGTCGTGGTCGAGATCAACCAGGGCGGCGACATGGTGGCGGCAGTTCTGCGCGGCATCGACGCGCGCCTGCCGATCACCAATGTCCGGGCCAGCCGGGGCAAATGGCTCCGCGCCGAACCGGTGGCGGCTCTGTACGAGCAGGGCCGGGTGGTGCATGCCGGAGCGTTTCCGGCGCTGGAGGACCAGATGTGCGATTTCGGCGCGGACGGGCTCTCGTCGGGACGCTCGCCCGACCGGCTGGATGCGCTGGTCTGGGCGCTGACGGCGCTGATGCTGGAGGGCGGGGGCGAACCGCGGTTGCGGATGGTGTGA
- a CDS encoding phage portal protein translates to MKMPFRLKMPGSGGDRKAAPGRESKSAGFVAIAQEGRAHWTGRSYAALAREGFLRNPVAYRTVRMIAEASAAVPLLVYRGETEVTDHAVLQLMARPNGQMAAADFLETLYGHLLLSGNAFVEAVTIGTETRELHLLRPDRVRVLEGRDGWPEGYEYRAGSAVRRYVAGTALLHLKLFHPLDDHLGFPPLAAAQTALDLSNAAATWNKALLDNSARPSGALVYQPKEGGNLSPDQYDRLKTELDEGYSGPMRAGRPLLLEGGLDWKAMGLSPKDMDFVEAKNGAARDIALAFGVPPMLLGIPGDNTYANYQEAHRAFYRLTVLPLINRTATALSAWLSDRFGEPLQLKADLDQVSGLAGERSELWARVGAAGFLTDAEKRAAVGY, encoded by the coding sequence ATGAAGATGCCGTTTCGTTTGAAAATGCCGGGATCCGGCGGGGACCGCAAGGCTGCGCCGGGGCGCGAAAGCAAATCGGCGGGCTTCGTCGCCATCGCCCAGGAGGGGCGGGCGCACTGGACCGGGCGCTCCTATGCGGCGCTGGCCCGGGAAGGCTTTTTGCGCAACCCGGTCGCCTATCGCACGGTACGGATGATCGCGGAGGCGTCGGCCGCCGTGCCGCTGCTGGTCTATCGTGGCGAGACCGAGGTGACTGACCATGCGGTGTTGCAGCTAATGGCGCGGCCGAACGGACAGATGGCGGCGGCGGATTTTCTCGAAACGCTCTACGGCCACCTGCTGCTGTCGGGCAATGCCTTCGTGGAGGCCGTGACGATCGGCACGGAGACGCGGGAACTGCATCTGTTGCGGCCGGACCGGGTGCGCGTTCTGGAAGGGCGGGACGGATGGCCGGAGGGCTATGAATATCGCGCCGGCAGCGCCGTGCGGCGCTATGTGGCGGGAACGGCGCTGCTGCATCTGAAGCTGTTCCATCCGCTCGACGATCATCTGGGGTTTCCACCGTTGGCGGCGGCGCAGACGGCGCTCGACCTGTCCAACGCGGCGGCGACCTGGAACAAGGCGCTGCTCGACAATTCCGCCCGGCCCTCCGGCGCGCTGGTCTACCAGCCGAAGGAGGGGGGCAACCTGTCGCCCGACCAGTACGACCGCCTGAAAACCGAGCTGGACGAGGGCTATAGCGGGCCGATGCGGGCCGGGCGGCCGCTGCTGCTGGAAGGCGGGCTCGACTGGAAGGCGATGGGGCTCTCGCCGAAGGACATGGATTTCGTGGAGGCGAAGAACGGCGCGGCGCGCGACATCGCGCTCGCCTTCGGCGTGCCGCCGATGCTGCTCGGCATTCCCGGCGACAACACCTATGCGAACTATCAGGAAGCCCACCGGGCCTTCTACCGGCTGACCGTGCTGCCGCTGATCAACCGAACGGCAACGGCGCTTTCCGCCTGGCTCTCCGACCGGTTCGGCGAGCCGCTGCAGCTCAAGGCGGACCTCGATCAGGTGAGCGGGCTTGCGGGCGAGCGGAGCGAACTCTGGGCGCGCGTCGGGGCGGCGGGTTTTCTGACCGACGCGGAGAAGCGCGCGGCGGTGGGATATTGA
- a CDS encoding DUF6107 family protein — protein MADDPGFWAARGIGAVAGAAVSLIYLLPKSRHEAASRFLTGTVCGLVFGGPTGIWAVERLGIAGSVSSAEVLLTGSAAASLMAWWALGAALRISRRYGQK, from the coding sequence ATGGCGGATGATCCGGGATTTTGGGCAGCGCGCGGCATTGGCGCCGTGGCGGGGGCTGCCGTGTCGCTGATCTATCTCCTGCCGAAAAGCCGGCATGAGGCGGCGTCGCGGTTTTTGACGGGGACGGTCTGCGGGCTGGTGTTCGGGGGACCGACCGGGATCTGGGCGGTCGAGCGGCTGGGGATCGCCGGCAGCGTTTCCAGCGCGGAGGTGCTGCTGACGGGATCGGCGGCGGCGAGCCTCATGGCCTGGTGGGCGCTGGGCGCCGCGCTGCGGATTTCGCGGCGGTACGGGCAGAAATAG
- a CDS encoding HK97 family phage prohead protease — translation MATDRYAVRRTTAVAGLTLAGVTGEGRFSGYASVFGEIDLGKDTIERGAFLHSLAKRGAGGVRMLFQHDPNEPIGTWTTIREDGRGLFVEGRLSTGVARAREVHQLMKGGALDGLSLGFQTVKARTDAKSGIRRVLEADLWEISVVTFPMLPSARVSNVKHARFFRDRETELVRTMRRAARMMVERKDFLR, via the coding sequence ATGGCGACAGACCGGTATGCGGTCCGGCGGACGACGGCGGTTGCCGGGCTGACGCTGGCGGGGGTGACGGGCGAGGGGCGGTTTTCGGGCTATGCCAGCGTGTTCGGCGAGATCGATCTCGGCAAGGACACGATCGAGCGCGGCGCCTTCCTGCACTCGCTGGCCAAGCGCGGCGCGGGCGGCGTGCGGATGCTGTTCCAGCACGATCCGAACGAGCCGATCGGCACCTGGACGACGATCCGCGAGGACGGGCGGGGGCTGTTCGTCGAGGGCCGGCTTTCGACCGGCGTGGCCCGCGCCCGCGAGGTGCACCAGCTGATGAAGGGCGGCGCGCTCGACGGGCTCTCCCTCGGCTTTCAGACCGTGAAGGCGCGCACCGACGCCAAGAGCGGCATCCGCCGCGTGCTGGAAGCGGACCTTTGGGAAATTTCGGTCGTGACCTTTCCGATGCTGCCATCGGCGCGGGTCTCGAACGTCAAGCATGCGCGGTTCTTCCGCGACAGGGAAACGGAGCTCGTGCGCACGATGCGGCGGGCGGCCCGGATGATGGTGGAACGAAAGGATTTCTTGAGATGA
- a CDS encoding phage major capsid protein, whose product MTNTQTVGALKTAPEIKTIPDTMASAFEDFMGAFEVFKEANDQRLGEIESKLSADVVTRDKVDRISRGMDEQKRALDQMLLKKARPALGGKAEAMSFEAAEHKAAFDSYIRRGDEGALRALEEKAFSIGSASDGGYLVPAQTDTEIGRRLQVISPIRALSTVRQVSGSVLKKPFAVSGLASGWVSETAARPQTATPQLSEMTFPTMELYAMPAATATLLDDAAVDVESWIADEVDIAFSEQEGTAFVTGDGINKPKGFLSYGNVAEASWAWGSLGYIATGAENGFRSSGPSDVLIDTIYALKAGHRQKASFVMNRRTQADIRKFKDADGNYLWQPPSTVGQAASLLGFPVVEAEDMPDVATGGMAIAFGDFQAGYLVVDRTGVRILRDPYSAKPYVLFYTTKRVGGGVQNFEAIKLVKFAVN is encoded by the coding sequence ATGACCAATACACAGACCGTGGGAGCTCTGAAGACGGCCCCGGAAATCAAGACGATTCCGGACACGATGGCCTCGGCCTTCGAGGACTTCATGGGCGCCTTCGAGGTGTTCAAGGAGGCGAACGACCAGCGGCTGGGCGAGATCGAGAGCAAGCTTTCCGCCGACGTGGTGACGCGCGACAAGGTGGACCGCATCTCGCGCGGGATGGACGAGCAGAAGCGGGCGCTGGACCAGATGCTGCTGAAGAAGGCGCGCCCGGCGCTGGGCGGCAAGGCGGAGGCGATGAGCTTCGAGGCGGCCGAACACAAGGCGGCTTTCGACAGCTACATCCGCCGCGGCGACGAAGGGGCGCTGCGGGCGCTGGAGGAAAAGGCCTTCTCCATCGGCTCGGCGAGCGACGGCGGCTATCTGGTGCCGGCGCAGACCGACACGGAAATCGGCCGGCGGCTGCAGGTGATCTCGCCGATCCGCGCGCTCTCGACCGTGCGGCAGGTGTCGGGCAGCGTGCTGAAGAAGCCGTTCGCGGTGTCGGGGCTTGCTTCCGGCTGGGTCTCGGAAACGGCGGCGCGGCCGCAGACCGCGACGCCGCAGCTCTCCGAGATGACCTTCCCGACCATGGAACTCTACGCCATGCCGGCGGCGACGGCCACATTGCTGGACGATGCCGCCGTCGACGTGGAAAGCTGGATCGCCGACGAGGTGGACATCGCCTTCAGCGAGCAGGAGGGTACGGCCTTCGTCACCGGCGACGGCATCAACAAGCCGAAGGGGTTCCTCAGCTACGGCAATGTGGCCGAGGCCAGCTGGGCCTGGGGCAGCCTCGGCTACATCGCGACCGGGGCAGAGAACGGGTTCCGATCGAGCGGGCCGTCCGACGTGCTGATCGACACGATCTATGCGCTGAAGGCGGGCCACCGGCAGAAGGCGAGCTTCGTGATGAACCGCAGGACGCAGGCCGATATCCGCAAGTTCAAGGATGCCGACGGCAACTATCTGTGGCAGCCGCCCTCCACTGTCGGTCAGGCGGCCTCGCTGCTGGGCTTTCCTGTCGTGGAAGCCGAGGACATGCCGGATGTGGCCACCGGCGGCATGGCGATCGCCTTCGGCGATTTCCAGGCGGGCTACCTCGTGGTGGACCGGACGGGCGTGCGTATCCTGCGCGATCCCTATTCCGCCAAGCCCTATGTGCTGTTCTACACGACCAAGCGTGTGGGAGGCGGGGTGCAGAATTTCGAGGCGATCAAGCTGGTGAAGTTCGCGGTCAACTGA
- a CDS encoding head-tail connector protein, with amino-acid sequence MTIAELAPPVGEPLTLAEARAHLRVDDTADDAVIADLITTVREHLERTTGLVLIARTFRLYLDRWPDSSVLDIGRAPVTSIETITGYDALGAPFEADMTGFVLDGAALPARLCLGAAPQTARAVNGIEIDFTAGFGTTGAEMPASLKRALLLHLALLYAYRGAVSPGDQPADVPAGYDRLVAPFRRMRL; translated from the coding sequence ATGACCATTGCCGAACTGGCGCCGCCGGTGGGCGAGCCGTTGACGCTTGCCGAGGCGCGAGCGCATCTGCGCGTCGACGACACCGCCGACGATGCCGTGATCGCCGACCTCATCACCACCGTGCGCGAGCATCTGGAGCGGACGACCGGCCTCGTGCTGATCGCCCGCACCTTCCGCCTCTATCTCGACCGCTGGCCGGATTCCTCCGTGCTGGACATCGGCCGCGCGCCTGTGACCAGCATCGAGACCATCACCGGATACGACGCGCTGGGCGCGCCGTTCGAGGCGGACATGACGGGGTTCGTGCTGGATGGCGCGGCGCTTCCGGCGCGTCTTTGCCTCGGCGCGGCGCCGCAGACGGCGCGGGCGGTAAACGGTATCGAGATCGACTTCACCGCCGGTTTCGGCACGACCGGGGCCGAGATGCCCGCCTCGCTGAAGCGGGCGCTGCTCCTGCATCTGGCGCTGCTCTACGCCTATCGCGGCGCCGTCTCCCCCGGCGATCAGCCGGCGGACGTGCCGGCCGGCTACGACCGGCTGGTCGCGCCCTTTCGCCGGATGAGGCTCTGA
- a CDS encoding phage head closure protein, with product MRTDTIDPGRMTARMELERPVDTPDGQGGISRAFVSAGALWTLIEPRVALITERAGEKIEHLEHDVWIRHRTDVSVGMRFRKGARLLAILSAFDPDESRRYLVCRCRETLR from the coding sequence ATGCGAACTGATACCATCGATCCCGGCCGCATGACGGCGCGGATGGAACTGGAACGACCTGTCGATACGCCGGACGGACAGGGCGGCATTTCGCGGGCGTTTGTGAGCGCCGGCGCGCTGTGGACGCTGATCGAGCCGCGGGTGGCGCTGATCACGGAACGGGCCGGCGAGAAGATCGAGCACCTCGAGCACGACGTCTGGATCCGCCACCGCACGGACGTGTCGGTCGGCATGCGCTTTCGCAAGGGCGCGCGGCTGTTGGCGATCCTGTCGGCCTTCGATCCGGATGAAAGCCGGCGCTACCTCGTCTGCCGGTGCCGGGAGACCCTGAGATGA